The following are encoded together in the Zingiber officinale cultivar Zhangliang chromosome 8A, Zo_v1.1, whole genome shotgun sequence genome:
- the LOC122011819 gene encoding uncharacterized protein LOC122011819, which translates to MAIAEDRDVNKRQVWDCGSSLYDSFELNSFMLRLDSAISSSRCLSMPHSSSSSSFSSAAAAASMAQPQSSRRKRSRLAKSVQKLVQSVLRLNRSVFGAPRVRSHDQQHAGLYCDGEVLRSGRLEAIPEVCEKELAAAASASPGIDYDADATVRKAASERFAAGATAGAMS; encoded by the coding sequence ATGGCGATCGCCGAGGACAGGGACGTCAATAAAAGGCAGGTGTGGGACTGCGGCAGCTCCCTCTACGACTCCTTCGAGCTCAACTCCTTCATGCTCCGCCTCGACTCCGCCATTTCCTCCTCCCGCTGCCTCTCCATGCCgcactcctcctcctcctcctccttttcctccgCGGCCGCCGCCGCCAGCATGGCTCAGCCGCAGTCATCCCGCCGGAAGCGGTCCAGGCTCGCCAAGTCGGTCCAGAAGCTGGTCCAGTCCGTGCTCCGTCTGAACAGATCGGTGTTCGGCGCCCCGCGAGTCCGGTCCCACGACCAGCAGCACGCGGGGCTCTATTGCGACGGCGAGGTTCTGCGGTCCGGCCGGCTCGAGGCGATCCCGGAGGTCTGCGAGAAGGAACTGGCGGCGGCGGCCTCGGCGTCGCCCGGGATAGACTACGACGCCGACGCCACGGTGAGGAAGGCCGCGTCGGAGCGGTTCGCCGCCGGCGCGACGGCGGGGGCGATGTCGTGA